The Amycolatopsis tolypomycina genomic interval GGTGGCGCACAAGGTCGCGCCGTCGCTGGCAATCGGCGCGCCGATCGTCGTCAAGCCCGCGCCGCGGACGCCGCTGGCCGCCCTGATCCTCGGCGAGATCCTGGCCGAGACGGACCTGCCGGAAGGCGCGTTTTCCGTGCTGCCGCTGGGAAACGAGGAGACACAGGCACTCGTCGCCGACCCGCGGCTGCCCGTGGTGTCGTTCACCGGCTCCGGCCCGGTCGGGTGGTCGCTCAAGGACGCCGCGCCGCGCAAGCACGTCGTGCTCGAACTCGGCGGCAACGCGGCGGCCGTCGTGCTGCGCGACTGGCCCGACCCCGAAGGCGCCGCGCACCGGATCGCCACCTTCGGCAACTACCAGGCCGGTCAGTCCTGCATCGCGGTGCAACGGGTGATCGTCGACGCCGCCGTGGCCGAGGAGTTCGTGCCCGCGCTGGTGGAGGCCGTCGAGTCCCAGCGCACCGGCGACCCGTACGACCGCAACACCGACGTCGGCCCGGTGGTCGACGAAGCCGCCGCCGAGCGGATCGTCGCGTGGATCGACGAGGCCGTCGCCGCGGGCGCGAAGGTGCTCACCGGCGGCACCCGCGAGGGCGCGACCGTCGCCCCGACGCTGCTCACCGACGTCCCGCCGGACACGAAGGCCTGGAACGAGGAGATCTTCGGCCCGGTCCTCGCGGTGTCCATTGTGGACGGCGTCGACGAGGCCTTCCGCTCGGTCAACGAATCGGCGTACGGGCTGCAGGCGGGTGTCTTCACCACCGACGTCCAGCTGGCCTTCCACGCGTCGGCCGAGCTGGAGGTCGGCGGCGTGATCATCGGCGACGTCCCGTCCTACCGCGCCGACCAGATGCCCTACGGCGGCGTCAAGGGCTCCGGCGTCGGCCGCGAAGGCGTGCTGGCGGCGATGCACGACCTGACCGAGGAACGCGTCACGGTGTTCACCGGCATCGACCTTTAACTGACCACGCCCTGCCCGAACCGGAAGACGTTGAGCGGGTCGTACTTCTGCGCGACCTCCTGCAGCCGCTTCGCGTTGTCGCCGTAGTAGGCGGTCTTCCAGTCGGGCAGGGCCGGGTCGATGTAGTTGACGTACCCGCCGCCCGCGCCGGCCGCGGCGAGCCCGGTCACGACGTCGCCGACAGACTGCGTGACCTTCGCCCGGGTCTTGGCCGTCGCCGTC includes:
- a CDS encoding aldehyde dehydrogenase family protein — encoded protein: MDMITPEPRPAWIAGRPEAGATTLVVHHPYDGSEVATVAVPGPDQVERAVAAAAAVAKEFRRSPAHLRAGALEHVSRGIAARAEEIAEVITAENGKPLKWAEAEVKRAVSVFRIAAEEARRFTGDVQRLDTDPAGEARLALTRRVPRGPVLGIAPFNFPLNLVAHKVAPSLAIGAPIVVKPAPRTPLAALILGEILAETDLPEGAFSVLPLGNEETQALVADPRLPVVSFTGSGPVGWSLKDAAPRKHVVLELGGNAAAVVLRDWPDPEGAAHRIATFGNYQAGQSCIAVQRVIVDAAVAEEFVPALVEAVESQRTGDPYDRNTDVGPVVDEAAAERIVAWIDEAVAAGAKVLTGGTREGATVAPTLLTDVPPDTKAWNEEIFGPVLAVSIVDGVDEAFRSVNESAYGLQAGVFTTDVQLAFHASAELEVGGVIIGDVPSYRADQMPYGGVKGSGVGREGVLAAMHDLTEERVTVFTGIDL